GAGATATCCTGTTATTGCAAATGGAGATCAGGCGCATTTTGTTGGTTTCATCAACACGAAAGAAATGCTGACGAGTGTGGCGGCAGGCCGCGCCTTCAATATGGAGACATATGTCCATCATACGCCGAGTTTCTCCGAGCGTTCTCCCATCAAGGATGTGCTGATCCAGATGCAGCAAAGCCGCGTACACATTGCAACCGTGAAAAACGAGGCAGGTGCTACGGTAGGTATGGTTACGATGGAGGATATCCTTGAAGAGATTGTTGGAGATATCAAGGACGAATACGAGCACAAAGATTTGGTGAATCCACCAAAAAGAATGAAATTGGTTTAAGAAGCAGTGATACAAAGATATTACAGGATTGGTGAAACAACGTAATTGTTATAACGATAAGCAGGTTCCCGAGGTGCTCGGGGCCTGTTTTTTTGGTTTTAATCTTAATTTTAAAATAAATGCTTGCATATTGCAGTCCAATGGATTAATATAAATTTAAAGAATCTTAACTTAAAGATAAATAACAAAAACAAAATAAATAAAAGATGCAAAAACAACCTATGATACGACTAAATACTAAATCCAAGGGAGTGGAGATTATGTTCAGAACTACAGGAATTCATCACATTACAGCTTTTGTAGACGATGCACAGAAAAACGTTGATTTTTACGCAGGCGTGTTGGCGCTCAGATTGGTGAAAAAAACAATTAACTTTGATGCACCAGACGTGTATCACTTGTATTATGGGAATGAGCAGGGTGCACCGGGCACAATCATCACCTTTTTCCCACAGCAGAATTCAAGAAGAGGTGTTATTGGTTCAGGTCAGACTGGAGTTACCGTATATGCGGTACCTGTAGGAAGCTTGCCTTTCTGGAAAGAACGTCTTACTTCCTTCGACATTCCGTATGAAGATAAAACCAGATTCGGTGAGCAGTACATTCGTTTCTTCGATAAAGGTGGCCTGTTGCTTGAACTGGTTGAGCGCGAAGGTGGTCAGCCAAGCAACTGGAGTTTCAACGGTGTGACACCGGAGCATGCCATCAAAGGATTTGGCGGAGCTGTATTGTTCAGCCACGTTCCTGAAAAAACCATGGACGTCTTGGTAAGCAAACTGGGTCTGGAGCAAGTTGGTGAAGAGAACGGACTCCTTCGTCTCCAGGCAAGCGGCGATATTGGCCAGATCATTGACATTCAGTCCACAGGCATCCAACGCGGGATTGGTGGAGCCGGAACAGTTCACCATATTGCATGGCGTGCCAAAGACTACGCGGAGCATGAACAAATTCAGCAGGATCTTGAACAATCCGGGTATCATCCAACACCAGTCATTGACCGTCAATACTTCAACGCTGTGTATTTCCGGGAGCCGGGAGGCAT
The window above is part of the Paenibacillus sp. 1781tsa1 genome. Proteins encoded here:
- a CDS encoding ring-cleaving dioxygenase, translated to MMFRTTGIHHITAFVDDAQKNVDFYAGVLALRLVKKTINFDAPDVYHLYYGNEQGAPGTIITFFPQQNSRRGVIGSGQTGVTVYAVPVGSLPFWKERLTSFDIPYEDKTRFGEQYIRFFDKGGLLLELVEREGGQPSNWSFNGVTPEHAIKGFGGAVLFSHVPEKTMDVLVSKLGLEQVGEENGLLRLQASGDIGQIIDIQSTGIQRGIGGAGTVHHIAWRAKDYAEHEQIQQDLEQSGYHPTPVIDRQYFNAVYFREPGGILFELATDPPGFARDEPAESMGEKLMLPEWYEPQREQIEQLLPRIEVREWKGESKS